From the Candidatus Methylomirabilota bacterium genome, the window GTGCACCGGAAGCTCACGCGCAAACGGGGACACTGGACCGCCACCGGGGACCGCCGAACGACCTTCCTCGCCAACTTCGTCTTCGTCAATCTCGCCTTCACGCTGGCCCACGGCCTGTTCGTCGCGGCCTTCCTCTTCGGCGTCCTGCGCTTCACCCCCTCGGCGACCGAGCTGCGGCAAGGCGTCCTCGTGCTCCTCGGCGTGATGACGGCGACACTGGCGCTCGACTGCGTGACGATCCGGGAGCGGTCCTTCGCGTGGATTCGCCGTCGCGCCGACCTGGCGCTGGGCCGGATGCTGGTCGTGCACCTGGGGCTGATCGGCGGGGCGTTCATCCTCGCGCTGACGGAGCGCCCGGCCGGCTTCTTCGCGGGCTTCGTGGTCCTCAAGCTGCTCTTCGACGTCGGCGCGGCGCTCCCGGCCGGGCCAGCGGGGCAAGAGCTCCCCGCCGAGCCGCCCCGCTACGTCCGCTGGGCGCGCCGGTTCGGCAAGCCGGGGGAGTTCGACGCCGCCTGGCGGCAGGCGGCGGAGGCCGAGCGGCGCAAGCTGATCGAGGCGGAGGAAGCGCTCCCCGCGCCGCCGGCCTGAGCGACCGGCAGGGCGTCACCGCCCGCCGCACGGCGGCCGCGCCCTATCGACACCTGGACTCATGGTCTGATAATCGATCCACCACTCCGATGGCCGTCCGGGTCCGGCCGCCGGAGCGGACGCGCGCGGCCAGGGTGCGGCCCATCGAGATGATCGCTCAGCGCGTGCTGGGGCTTCGCGACCGCGATGCCTGAGATCAAGGTGTTCGAGGTGGGCCGGAGCGTGGCGGCCGTCCGCCTCGAGCCGCGGTGGACCGCCCGCCGGCGCGAGCGCCTGTTCGCGCTCGCCTGCGTGGCGCCGACGGCGCTCCTCGTCGCCGGGCTGATCCTCTATCCGGCGCTCTTCACCATGTGGCTCAGCCTCCAGCGGCGGGAGCTCTTCGCACACTCCGGCACAACCTGGTGCCGGCGGAGGTGACCGAGCTTCTCCGCGGCGCCATCGACGTGCACGTCCACGCCAACCCGCACCTCTTCCCCCAGAACCACGCCCAGGACGTGGTCGCCCTCGCCACCCAGGCGAAGGAGGCCGGGATGCGCGCCCTCGCGATCGGTCGTCCGTGAGGCCCGGGATCAAGGACTGCGGCGGATCATCGTCAGCCACGTGAAGTGGGCGATGACCGGACTCACGCTCGACGACCTCAAGGCGTTCGCCGGGCAGAGCTGCTTCATCGAGCTCGAGGCGAGCCTGATGATGCCGCTCATGTACTTCGTCTACGGGGAAGCGCCGGCCGACCCGCGCGACATCGCCGCCACCATGCGCGCCGTCGGCCCCGAGCACTGCGTCATCGTCTCGGACCTCGGGCAGCTCTACTCGCCGCTCCCCGTCGAAGGGCTGCGGACCTACGTGGCGATGCTCCTCAAGTGCGGGCTGTCGGCCAAGGAGATCGGGCTGATGCTGCGCCGGAACCCCGCCCGGATCCTCGGGCTCGATTGAGGAGGCGAGCGGGGCCCAGACTCCTGCCTGAGAGATCACCGAGAAGTAATTGGCTCGCTAGCCGTTGACTGCCGGGGCCCGGAGTGCATACTTAATGCTAATCAACCCTCCTCAACGTCGAAAGGAGGTCACTAAGTGGCCCGAAAGGCCGCAGCGTCCAAGTCCCCCCTTATAGTCCAGCGTCTCCCCGTTACCAAGGTCCGGATCCACCTTGGCGCCCTGATTAAGCGGATCCACCTCAACAAGGAGTATGTCATCCTCGAGAAGGACGGCATCCCCGTGGCCGGCCTGATGGACATTGACGAGTTCGAGGACTACCTCGAGCTCCAGGACCCCAAGGTCCGCGAGCACATTCGGAAGAGCCGCGAAGAACACCGCGCCGGCAAGAGCCGGCCGGCCGAGGAGCTGTCCCGTGAGCTTCACAAGATCGTCGGAAGGAGAGTGCGGCGGCGTCAGAGCGCATGACGCCGCCTTTTGCTGTCCGCACCACGCCGCGCTTCGACCGGCTCGCCAAGGCTCTCACCCCGCGCCACCTTGAGTTCCCCTCGCGCTACGACCGCGCCCGAGCGATCCTTGCAGCTGACCCGTATAACCGCGGCCGGGCCTACCAGATCAAGAAGCTCGAGGGCGTCCAGGAGGCCCGCTGGCGGCTCTCCCTCGGCCGCTTCCGGTTCCGCTATGACATCGAGGGCCAGGAGGTCATCCTCCACTACTGCGGCCTCCGCCGCGAGGACACCTACGACTAGATCCTGGCCCCCGACATCCTGCAGGCTCCCCCCAGCGACGAATCGGCCACCGGCGCCGAGGGTTGGGGCCGGAGCGGAACCCTCGTGCTAGGATCGGCGCGACATGGACGGACTGTCGCTCCTGCTGCTGATCGCCGCGGTCGCCTTCCTGTTCGTGACCGCCCGGTTGCGGGACCGGGTGCGGCGGCTCGAGGGGCGCCTTCAGGCACTCGAGCGGGGTCTCGCGCCCTCGGCCCGGGCCGACGCGGCGGCCGAGGCCCCCGTCGTCGTCGCCGCGCCGGCTCCCCCGCCGGCCGAGCCCGCGCGGCCGGCTTCGCCCGAGCCGATCGCCGAGGCGTCACCCGCGTCAGCGCCGCCTCCTGCGCCTCCCGCGCGGCCGGCTGAGCCGGCCCCGTCCCCCGCCCCCGAGCCCGCCTCCCCATCGGCCAGGCCCACCCCGAGCCTCGGCCAGGTCGAGGCGCGACTCGGCGTCGCGTGGCTGAACCGGGCCGGCGTCGTCGTCCTGCTCCTCGGAATCGCGTTCTTCCTCAAGTACGCGTTCGAGAACGACTGGATCGGGCCGACCGGTCGGGTGGCGATCGGGTTCCTGGCCGGAATCGGCTTCCTCGGCCTGGGCGAGCGACAGCGGGCCGCCTACCGCGTCGCCGCCCAGGGGCTGCTGGCGGTCGGGCTCGGCACGCTCTACCTCAGCGTCTACGCGGCCTATGGCTTCTACGGCCTCGTCCCCCTGTGGTCGGCCTTCGTCCTCATGGTTCTCGTCACCGCCACAGGGATGGCCCTCGCCATCCGCGACGACGCCCGCGCCATCGCCCTCCTCGCCAACCTGGGCGGGTTCCTGACGCCGGTCGTCCTCGGCACGGGCACCGACGCCGCTGCCGCCCTCTTCACGTACCTGGCGATCCTCGACGCGGGGATGCTCGCCTCGGCATTCTGGCGCCGCTGGACCGAGCTCCACCTCCTGAGCTTCGCCTTCACGCACGCGCTCTACTGGGACTGGCACTGGACCTGGTACCGCCCCGAACGCCTTCCCGTCGCGTTGGAGGCGGCCAGCGTGTTCTTCGTCCTCTTCGCGCTGGTCGCGCCGGTGGAGGCGGCGCGGCGACGGGAGTCCGGCGGGTGGCGCGCGGCGCCGCTCCTCGTGTTCGCGGCTCCCACCCTGTACTTCCTCGCCGCTCGGGCCGTCCTCTATCCGGCGCACGCCGCCTGGCTCGGCCTGCTCTGCCTCGCCCTGGCGACGGCCTATTTTCTGGGCGGCCGGTGGGCGCTGGCGGCGGCCAGCCCCGGAAGCTGGCTCCCGCTCTTCCACTTCACCCTCGCGCTCGTGTTCCTCACGCTGACCTTCCCCGTCCAGTTCACCGAGCACGGCGTGACCATCGCCTGGAGCGTCCAGGGGGTGGCGCTGCTGTGGGGCGGCTTCCGGCTCGGTACCCGGAGGCTCCGGAGCGGCGCGCTCCTGGTTCTCGCGCTGGCGGGAGCCCGGTGGTGGACGCTGATCGAGCCTCGCCAGTGGCACGGGGGACTCGTCGTCATCGACCACCCGGCGTTCGTCCCCACCCTCGTCTTCGCCACCGCCTGCGCGCTGGCCGCGCTCCTGTACCGGACGGGCGCGCCCGAGGCGGCGGGCTGGGAGTCGGTCGCCCGCCCCCTGCTCTTGCTGGCCGCGATCGGGAGCACCGCGCTCTTCCTCACCGATGCCCTGGCGGACCACGCGGGCCTCCGTCTCCCGGCCTCGCACCTCGACGTCCTCCGGACGGTCATCTGGACGGCGGCGGCGGTGCCGGTGCTCGCGCTGGCGCCCCGAGACCGGACGCGCGTCCTGTTCTTCGCCGGCGGGGTGCTTCTCGCCGCCGTGGGGCTCCACGCCGCCACGGTGGACGCCGAGCGGTGGCGGAACGTCGGACCGCCGGTGCTGAACCTCCGGTTCGGCTCGGGGCTTCTCATCGCGGCCCTCTACGCCGTCTTCGCCGGGATGGCCGACGATTTCCCGATCGCGACAGCCGCGAACCGGGCCCGACTCCGCGCGGTCGCGGCGGTGGCGGCGGCCCTGTTCCTCCTGTGGCACCTGAGCGCGGAGATCCTGCTCATGCCGCTGCCGCGGCTCCGCGAAGTCGAGGCGATCAAGGCCCGGAACATGGGGCTGTCGATCCTGTGGACCGTCTATGCCTTCGTCGCGATGGGCCTCGGGCTCTGGCGAGACCGGGCGGCTCTGCGGATCGGCGCCATCGCGCTCTTCGGCCTCGCCGTCGTCAAGGTCTTGCTGGTCGACCTGGCGACGCTGGACGCCATCTATCGGATCCTGTCGTTTCTGGTCCTCGGCGGGGTCCTCCTGCTCGCGTCGTTTCTCTATACCCGATACCGGGCGCGGGTCCAGGGGCACACACCGTGAGGTGGTGGCGAGCGCTCGCGCTGGTGGCGCTGGCCGGCGCGCCGGTCCTGGCGGCGGGCGCGGCTCCGGCGGCCCTCTACTGGACGCAGCGGAAGGCGATCGGCCTGCCGGCGCTCACCGCGCCGACGTTCGTCGAGGTGATCCTCGATCCGGCGGTGTACCACGACGCCTCGCCGTCCCTCGCCGATCTGCGCATCCGCGACGGCGACGGCGGCGAGGTGGCCTACGTCCTTCGCCGGCACGAGAAGCCCGCCACGCGGCGCGAGCGGGAGATCCCGCTGCTCGACCTCCAGCAGACGCCGAGCCGCGAGGCCCGGTTCGTCCTGGACCTGGGCGACGGGGCGCCGATCCACGCCGGCGTCCGGATCCGCCTCGGGCCGGCCGCCCGGAACTTCCGCGTCCCCGTGAAGGTCGAGACGAGCCTCGACCGGCGGGCCTGGCACCTCGTGCGGGCCGCCGGCTTCATCTACGCGGTCGAGGGTGAGACCCGCGCCACCGACACGTCCGTGCGCTATCCGCCCTCGACCGCTCGGTACCTCCGCGTGACGGTGGGCCCCGCGGGGGGCCGCCCGCTGCCGGTGGCCGGCGCCGCCATCGGCCTCGACACGCCATCCTCGCGGGACGAGGAAGCGGTGCCGGCCGTGATCGAGCGCCAGGAGGATCGCGCGGGCAAGTCGACGCGCCTCACCTTCGACCTCGGCGGCCGGCGGCCCGTCGACCGCGCCGAGCTCGACATCGACGAGCGGACGTTCTACCGCGTGGCCCTCGTCGAGGCGAGTGACGATCGGGTCGGCTGGCGCTTCGTGGGAAGCGGCGCGGTCAGCGCGATCGATACTCCGCGCCTCCGTGACCGGCAGACGAGCCTGCCCATCCCCGAGACCGCGGCGCGGTACCTCCGCCTCACGATCCAGAATCTCGACGACCGTCCGCTCGGGATCGCGGGCGCCCGCCTGATCGGGGTCCGGCGCGGCCTCGTCTTCGAGGCCCGGCCCGAGCAGGTCTTTCACCTCGACTACGGCCGGGCCGATGCCGCGGCGCCGCGCTACGATCTGCAGCGCGCGTTCCCCTACGTGGAGTCCGAGCGCATCCCCGTCGCGCGGCTCGGACCGGCCACGCGGCTGCCGCCGCCTCCGCCCCCGCGGGCCCCCTGGACTGAAGGACGGCCCTTCGTGCTGTGGGCGGCGATGGCGGCAGCCGGCCTGCTCCTGGCCGGGCTGCTCTTCCGGATGGCCCGCCAGATCCCGTCGTCCACCTCCGAAGGCTAGTGTGACCGGCCGGCGAGCGCCGGTCGGCGGGCGTGCGGCGGCGCAAGGAGCTTGGAGGAGGGCCGCTGCGCGTCAGTCCCGAGTCACCTCGCCGCGCCGCCGGAGGTACGGCTCGAAGGCCGCGGGGTCGACCTCGATGCCGAGGCCCGGCCCTTGCGGGACCTCGACCATCCCGTCGGGACCGACCGCAGGGGCCCCCCACAGCTCGCGAAGGGGATTCGGCGACTGGTCGTACTCGAACCAGGGGTACGGCAGCGGCGTGTGGCTCCGGTAGCCGGGAAGCACCGCGCAGAGCTGGAGGCTCGCGTAGAGGTTGACCGCGGTACCCCAGACGTGGGGGACCACCGGGACCTCCCAGGCCGCCGCCAGCGCGGCGATCCGCGCCACCTCCGTGAAGCCGCCGGCGATGGACAGGTCGGGCTGCGCGGCATCGAGCGCGCTCCGCTCGAAGAAGCCGCGGAAGGCTCGGATGCCGCCGAGGGCTTCCCCACCGACGACGGCCAGCCCCAGGGCGCCGGCGACGTGCGCGTATCCCTCGACGTCGTCGGGCGCCACCGGCTCCTCGAGCCAGGCGAAGCCCTCGGCCTCGAGCTGGCGGCCCGCTTCGATCGCGGGGCGCGGCGTATAGCCCTGGTTCGCGTCGGCCAGCAGGATGATCTCGGGGCCGACCACGCGGCGCACCGCCGCGGCGGCGCGGCCGTCGGCGTCGGGGTCGACCCCGACCTTCATCTTCATCGCCCGGAATCCCGGGGCGACGATCCGCTCCGCCTCGCGGCGGTAGCCGCGGTAGGGGTCCCGGCCGGGCTTGAGGTAGGGGCCGCTCGCATACGCGGGCACGCGCGTCCGGATCGGCCCGCCGAGGAGACGGGCGATCGATTGGCCGAGCGCGCGCCCCCGGAGGTCCCACAACGCCATGTCCAGCGCCGAGAGTGCCATGAGGCCGGGACCCTGGCGCTCGTAGCCGAGCCGGCCGTGCATGGCGGTCCACAGACGCTGGTACTCGAACGGGTCCTGGCCGATGACCGCGGCGGCGAGTGCGGTCTCGATGATCGTCCAGGCGGCGGCCGGGGAGTGCCACGTCTCACCCCAGCCGGACAGGCCCTCGTCGCCCCGGACCTCCACCAGCAGGGCCTCGCGGCGGTCGAAGAAGCATGTCGCGTTGCCCTGCGGCTCGGGCAGCCGGCACTCGACGAAGTGAAGCCCGATGGTCGTGATCTTCATGCCCGAACGCGCGCGCGCCGGCGCATCAGCGTCATTGAGCACCCGGTCCGAGAGCGTGTCAACCCGGCTGAGCGGCCCCGCCGCTCTCCGCGTGGCGGCGCAGCCGCGCTCCGCCCCCGGCCCACGGACTTGACGCCTCGCGGGAAAGGTGGTCTGTTCGAATCATGCCCGGGATGCGCGGATAGGGTTGGCCGTTCTGGCACGGGAAGTCCTCCAGGCATGACCCTCCGACGGCTCTTCATCGCCAACGCGATCGTCCTCAGCTTGCTGGGTCTGGGGGCGCCGGCGGCGCTCGTCGCGATCACGACCGCGATGCTGCGGGACAACACGCAGGCGAGCATGGCCATCGAGGGGTTTCGCGCCGCGGCGGAGATCGAGGTCGGCCTCCTCGTCCACCACACGGAAGGGCGACTCTACCAGTTGACCGGAGAGCCGAGCCGCGCCCAGGCCATGGCCGAGGCGACGGCCCGCATCCAGCGCGGGCTCGTCGAGGCCCGCAGCCACATCGATTCCTCCGCCGAAGAGCTGACCGTCAGGAGGCTGACCCGGGACGTCCAGAGCTACCTGGGCGCGGCCCACAAGATGGGGCCCTCGCCGGCCGAAGACCACGCCCTCACTCGCTTGATGGCACAGGCCGTCGCGACATCCGACGAGCTGCAAGAGATCAACCTCCAGGACGCGAGGCACAGCCTGCAGCAGAGCTTGCGTCTCCGCCAGGCGGCGAACGGCATCGCCCTCGGTGCCGCCAGCTTCATCGTGGTGGGCATCGGGACGGTGATCGCCAGCGCTCGAAGGGGACTCTACCGGCCGTTGGCGTCCATCCGGGCGGGCATCGGACGCTTTCGCGACGGAAACATGGAGGCCCGGATTCCCGAGGACGGACCCGCCGAGCTGCGGGAGATCGCCTTCCAGTTCAACGAGATGGCGTCGGCCCTCGCGCGTGAGCGCGAGAATCGACTGGGCTTTCTGGCCGGGGTGGCGCACGACCTGCGCGACCCACTCAACGTGCTCAGGATCACGGCGTATCGCCTGGGCGGCGGTGGCCGACCGCCTTCACCGGAGCGCGCGACCGAGATGCTCGCTCTGATGACGACCCAGGTCGACCGGCTGAACCGGATGGTCGAGGACCTCCTGGACACCGCCCGCATCGAGGCCGGCAAGCTCGACATCCGGCTGGAGGAGAAAGACGCCCGAGAAGTGGTCAGGGAAAGTGTCGATCTCCATCGCCTCATCGGGAGCGACCACCAGTGGCGGTTGAGCGTTCCGGATGTGCCCGTGCCCATCCTGTGCGACGCCTATCGAATCGCGCAGGTGCTCAACAACATATTGAGCAACGCGATCAAGTACTCCCCCCGTGGTGGGACCGTCGACGTGCGCGTGGACCGTGACGGCGATTTC encodes:
- a CDS encoding DUF6498-containing protein; the protein is MSQAGVQPIEDDRPGWRVAAPRLADALAVNAIPLWGLVHGAWSLGSLLIFYWLTNLLNTFFTGARILVHRKLTRKRGHWTATGDRRTTFLANFVFVNLAFTLAHGLFVAAFLFGVLRFTPSATELRQGVLVLLGVMTATLALDCVTIRERSFAWIRRRADLALGRMLVVHLGLIGGAFILALTERPAGFFAGFVVLKLLFDVGAALPAGPAGQELPAEPPRYVRWARRFGKPGEFDAAWRQAAEAERRKLIEAEEALPAPPA
- a CDS encoding DUF6282 family protein, producing MTELLRGAIDVHVHANPHLFPQNHAQDVVALATQAKEAGMRALAIGRP
- a CDS encoding type II toxin-antitoxin system Phd/YefM family antitoxin — translated: MARKAAASKSPLIVQRLPVTKVRIHLGALIKRIHLNKEYVILEKDGIPVAGLMDIDEFEDYLELQDPKVREHIRKSREEHRAGKSRPAEELSRELHKIVGRRVRRRQSA
- a CDS encoding DUF2339 domain-containing protein, whose amino-acid sequence is MDGLSLLLLIAAVAFLFVTARLRDRVRRLEGRLQALERGLAPSARADAAAEAPVVVAAPAPPPAEPARPASPEPIAEASPASAPPPAPPARPAEPAPSPAPEPASPSARPTPSLGQVEARLGVAWLNRAGVVVLLLGIAFFLKYAFENDWIGPTGRVAIGFLAGIGFLGLGERQRAAYRVAAQGLLAVGLGTLYLSVYAAYGFYGLVPLWSAFVLMVLVTATGMALAIRDDARAIALLANLGGFLTPVVLGTGTDAAAALFTYLAILDAGMLASAFWRRWTELHLLSFAFTHALYWDWHWTWYRPERLPVALEAASVFFVLFALVAPVEAARRRESGGWRAAPLLVFAAPTLYFLAARAVLYPAHAAWLGLLCLALATAYFLGGRWALAAASPGSWLPLFHFTLALVFLTLTFPVQFTEHGVTIAWSVQGVALLWGGFRLGTRRLRSGALLVLALAGARWWTLIEPRQWHGGLVVIDHPAFVPTLVFATACALAALLYRTGAPEAAGWESVARPLLLLAAIGSTALFLTDALADHAGLRLPASHLDVLRTVIWTAAAVPVLALAPRDRTRVLFFAGGVLLAAVGLHAATVDAERWRNVGPPVLNLRFGSGLLIAALYAVFAGMADDFPIATAANRARLRAVAAVAAALFLLWHLSAEILLMPLPRLREVEAIKARNMGLSILWTVYAFVAMGLGLWRDRAALRIGAIALFGLAVVKVLLVDLATLDAIYRILSFLVLGGVLLLASFLYTRYRARVQGHTP
- a CDS encoding DUF3999 family protein — translated: MRWWRALALVALAGAPVLAAGAAPAALYWTQRKAIGLPALTAPTFVEVILDPAVYHDASPSLADLRIRDGDGGEVAYVLRRHEKPATRREREIPLLDLQQTPSREARFVLDLGDGAPIHAGVRIRLGPAARNFRVPVKVETSLDRRAWHLVRAAGFIYAVEGETRATDTSVRYPPSTARYLRVTVGPAGGRPLPVAGAAIGLDTPSSRDEEAVPAVIERQEDRAGKSTRLTFDLGGRRPVDRAELDIDERTFYRVALVEASDDRVGWRFVGSGAVSAIDTPRLRDRQTSLPIPETAARYLRLTIQNLDDRPLGIAGARLIGVRRGLVFEARPEQVFHLDYGRADAAAPRYDLQRAFPYVESERIPVARLGPATRLPPPPPPRAPWTEGRPFVLWAAMAAAGLLLAGLLFRMARQIPSSTSEG
- a CDS encoding mandelate racemase/muconate lactonizing enzyme family protein — its product is MKITTIGLHFVECRLPEPQGNATCFFDRREALLVEVRGDEGLSGWGETWHSPAAAWTIIETALAAAVIGQDPFEYQRLWTAMHGRLGYERQGPGLMALSALDMALWDLRGRALGQSIARLLGGPIRTRVPAYASGPYLKPGRDPYRGYRREAERIVAPGFRAMKMKVGVDPDADGRAAAAVRRVVGPEIILLADANQGYTPRPAIEAGRQLEAEGFAWLEEPVAPDDVEGYAHVAGALGLAVVGGEALGGIRAFRGFFERSALDAAQPDLSIAGGFTEVARIAALAAAWEVPVVPHVWGTAVNLYASLQLCAVLPGYRSHTPLPYPWFEYDQSPNPLRELWGAPAVGPDGMVEVPQGPGLGIEVDPAAFEPYLRRRGEVTRD
- a CDS encoding HAMP domain-containing sensor histidine kinase, translating into MTLRRLFIANAIVLSLLGLGAPAALVAITTAMLRDNTQASMAIEGFRAAAEIEVGLLVHHTEGRLYQLTGEPSRAQAMAEATARIQRGLVEARSHIDSSAEELTVRRLTRDVQSYLGAAHKMGPSPAEDHALTRLMAQAVATSDELQEINLQDARHSLQQSLRLRQAANGIALGAASFIVVGIGTVIASARRGLYRPLASIRAGIGRFRDGNMEARIPEDGPAELREIAFQFNEMASALARERENRLGFLAGVAHDLRDPLNVLRITAYRLGGGGRPPSPERATEMLALMTTQVDRLNRMVEDLLDTARIEAGKLDIRLEEKDAREVVRESVDLHRLIGSDHQWRLSVPDVPVPILCDAYRIAQVLNNILSNAIKYSPRGGTVDVRVDRDGDFAVVSVADEGVGIHPDDLRRIFDPFQRGSATDVPGVGLGLSVARRIVLAHGGQIQVRSRQGAGTTFEVRLPAPGPA